AAAGAATCGCGGACTCGTCCGTGGATACGTAAGGAGATCGGTTCCCATGCCGAAGATGAAGACCCACAGCGGTGCTAAGAAGCGCTTCAAGCTGACCGGTACCGGCAAGCTGAAGCGCCAGCAGGCCAACCGCCGTCACTACCTGGAGCACAAGTCCTCCAGGCTGACCCGTCGTCTCGCAGGCGACAAGCTCGTCTTCAAGGGCGATGCCAAGGTCATCAAGAAGATGCTCGGCGTCTAAGTTCCAAGTTCTTTGGTTACTGCCATCCGGCAGGGACCGACTACACCAAAAGCCTTCTCAGGCCGGCCGGGTTTCCGGCAGTAGCAGCTTGGGATAAAGATTTCTGAAGGAGTACGCACGTGGCACGTGTGAAGCGGGCGGTAAACGCCCACAAGAAGCGCCGGGTTGTCCTCGAACGCGCAAAGGGTTACCGCGGACAGCGTTCGCGCCTGTACCGCAAGGCCAAAGAGCAGCTGCTGCACTCGTTTGTGTACAGCTACGGTGACCGCCGTAAGAAGAAGGGTGACTTCCGTCGCCTCTGGATCCAGCGCATCAACGCTGCATCCCGCGCCAATGGCCTCACCTACAACCGTCTGATCCAGGGCCTCAAGGCCGCTGAGGTTGAGGTTGACCGCCGCATGCTGGCCGAGCTGGCCGTTTCCGACGCCAACGCTTTCGCCGCTCTGGTGAACATCGCCAAGGCTGCACTTCCGGCCGACACCTCGGCTCCTGCAGCTGCCGCTGCCCCCAAGGCTGCCAAGGTTGCTCCGGCTGCTGCCACCGCAACGGCTGTCAAGGCTGTCGTTTCCGA
This genomic interval from Paenarthrobacter aurescens TC1 contains the following:
- the rplT gene encoding ribosomal protein L20 (identified by match to protein family HMM PF00453; match to protein family HMM TIGR01032), with product MARVKRAVNAHKKRRVVLERAKGYRGQRSRLYRKAKEQLLHSFVYSYGDRRKKKGDFRRLWIQRINAASRANGLTYNRLIQGLKAAEVEVDRRMLAELAVSDANAFAALVNIAKAALPADTSAPAAAAAPKAAKVAPAAATATAVKAVVSEKPAIDGAVAADGDEAPEGYAIKGNAESKKYHVPGSTWYNTTAAEYWFSTVEAAKAAGFEPAGGEARQQIKN
- the rpmI gene encoding ribosomal protein L35 (identified by match to protein family HMM PF01632; match to protein family HMM TIGR00001) is translated as MPKMKTHSGAKKRFKLTGTGKLKRQQANRRHYLEHKSSRLTRRLAGDKLVFKGDAKVIKKMLGV